A genomic window from Candidatus Kouleothrix ribensis includes:
- a CDS encoding DUF2029 domain-containing protein, with protein sequence MSGPAQRRTAHDGRPATHAATRWRGEAALAMAMALAAVLLITIAFNQIWPLTITIGVQDERFVAGFHAMQPVDGRPARWTTESAQIVLPQPPLGASTLIELRMSSGRPPGQPDAHVQLDAAGTPVGAFDVVRIIDGTRRYRALLPPAERFGWSLRLGLQSSTFTLPNDSRQLGAVVDRVIMTPLAGGVLIPSLWLLVWGAGLGLLGYALPRGIGLGRGVALACALALAALVAWGIAARPLELLPFVQRIVVLLGLGTLGIALARLLAPPVIVRNDRHAPSEQALGLDDNNADQPASRTATPRHGRLALRGADLPIYLAVAWWMAPLFQLFQNIDGIPDVGPGIPTLAIGGAIGLALLGLAGWYALRGRAQPPEQARAQATRAALAIFGLAALANLVVMIVFAFGRQGPDFWILFKGARDWARGGSLYDLVAVRTNHFGKVFKVPPFYGMLFVPWVFQDGERVLLFHRALNCLLLGATVLAWLRMWGLRSLAGVAGVLVLLNFRPIADTIAYGQIDLALLLALTLALWALRDERDVLAGVLIALGTLFKIYPVLLLAFLVIKRRWRGLAGFGLGMLLFNGLAVAVIGWEMHRIYLSEVLPSIGGTTSWVENQTISAFITRLESSPAVAEIFQDRALARLGLGISALVGLGGCVLVLAPARTRGSGFALQYGLFPLLMVLVVPAAWMHYETLLFLPLAALLLHETAHTVALPRAAMLALSYTLVAYGNQWSFYGGTVMGILTIAGVSYKLYGMLLLGGVLAATLLAERAPAWIDLRAFLPGRWRGDDRLRAPAPPAG encoded by the coding sequence ATGAGCGGCCCGGCGCAGCGACGGACGGCCCACGACGGGCGGCCGGCGACCCACGCCGCCACGCGCTGGCGCGGCGAGGCGGCGCTGGCCATGGCCATGGCGCTGGCAGCGGTGCTGCTGATCACGATCGCCTTCAACCAGATCTGGCCACTGACAATCACGATTGGCGTGCAAGACGAGCGCTTCGTCGCCGGGTTCCACGCGATGCAGCCGGTCGATGGCCGGCCCGCACGCTGGACGACCGAATCGGCTCAGATCGTACTGCCGCAGCCGCCGCTCGGCGCGAGCACCCTGATCGAGCTGCGCATGTCGAGCGGGCGCCCGCCCGGGCAACCCGATGCACACGTACAGCTCGACGCCGCCGGCACACCTGTTGGCGCATTCGACGTAGTGCGGATCATCGACGGCACGCGCCGCTACCGCGCACTGCTCCCCCCGGCCGAGCGCTTCGGCTGGTCGCTGCGGCTGGGGCTGCAGAGCAGCACCTTCACGCTGCCCAACGACTCGCGCCAACTCGGCGCGGTGGTCGATCGCGTGATCATGACCCCGCTGGCCGGCGGTGTGCTGATCCCCTCGCTCTGGCTACTGGTGTGGGGCGCCGGCCTGGGGCTGCTGGGCTATGCGCTACCGCGCGGCATCGGCCTGGGCCGCGGCGTGGCGCTGGCGTGCGCGCTGGCGCTGGCCGCGCTGGTTGCCTGGGGCATCGCGGCGCGCCCGCTCGAGCTGCTGCCGTTTGTGCAGCGGATCGTCGTGCTGCTGGGGCTGGGCACGCTGGGCATCGCGCTGGCGCGGCTACTGGCGCCGCCGGTGATCGTGCGCAACGACCGGCACGCGCCGAGCGAGCAGGCGCTCGGGCTGGACGATAATAATGCCGATCAGCCGGCCAGCAGAACAGCCACACCTCGGCACGGCCGGCTAGCGCTGCGCGGCGCCGATCTGCCGATCTACCTGGCGGTGGCGTGGTGGATGGCGCCGCTGTTTCAGCTGTTCCAGAACATCGACGGCATACCGGATGTCGGGCCTGGCATCCCTACACTAGCGATCGGCGGCGCGATCGGGCTGGCGCTGCTGGGGCTGGCCGGCTGGTATGCGCTGCGCGGCCGGGCACAGCCGCCCGAGCAGGCACGCGCGCAGGCCACACGGGCCGCGCTGGCGATCTTCGGGCTGGCGGCGCTGGCCAACCTGGTGGTGATGATCGTCTTCGCGTTTGGGCGCCAAGGCCCCGACTTCTGGATTCTATTTAAGGGTGCGCGCGACTGGGCGCGCGGCGGATCGCTGTACGACCTGGTGGCCGTGCGCACCAACCATTTCGGCAAGGTGTTCAAGGTGCCGCCGTTCTACGGCATGCTGTTCGTGCCATGGGTGTTCCAGGATGGCGAGCGCGTGCTGCTATTCCACCGCGCGCTGAACTGTCTGCTGCTCGGCGCGACCGTGCTGGCCTGGCTGCGCATGTGGGGCCTGCGCAGCCTGGCGGGCGTGGCGGGCGTGCTGGTGCTGCTCAACTTCCGCCCGATCGCCGACACGATCGCCTACGGCCAGATCGACCTGGCGCTGCTGCTGGCGCTTACGCTCGCGCTGTGGGCGCTGCGCGACGAGCGCGATGTGCTGGCGGGCGTGCTGATCGCACTGGGCACGCTGTTCAAGATCTACCCGGTGCTGCTGCTGGCATTCCTGGTGATCAAGCGGCGCTGGCGCGGCCTGGCTGGCTTTGGGCTGGGCATGCTGCTGTTCAATGGCCTGGCCGTGGCGGTGATCGGCTGGGAAATGCACCGCATATACCTCAGCGAGGTGCTGCCAAGCATCGGCGGCACCACCAGCTGGGTCGAGAACCAGACGATCTCGGCGTTCATCACGCGGCTGGAGTCGTCGCCTGCGGTGGCCGAGATCTTCCAGGATCGCGCGCTGGCGCGGCTGGGCCTGGGTATCTCGGCGCTCGTGGGGCTGGGCGGCTGTGTGCTGGTGCTGGCGCCGGCGCGCACGCGCGGCAGCGGGTTCGCGCTACAGTACGGGCTGTTCCCGCTGCTGATGGTGCTGGTGGTTCCAGCCGCCTGGATGCACTACGAGACGCTGCTGTTCCTGCCGCTGGCGGCGCTGCTGCTGCACGAAACCGCGCATACAGTGGCGCTGCCGCGCGCCGCAATGCTGGCGCTGAGCTACACGCTGGTGGCCTACGGCAACCAGTGGAGCTTCTACGGCGGCACGGTGATGGGCATCCTCACGATCGCCGGGGTGTCGTACAAGCTGTATGGCATGCTACTGCTCGGCGGCGTGCTGGCCGCCACGCTCCTGGCCGAGCGTGCGCCGGCCTGGATCGATCTGCGCGCGTTCCTGCCCGGCCGCTGGCGCGGCGACGATCGCCTGCGCGCACCCGCGCCGCCGGCAGGCTGA
- a CDS encoding aminoglycoside phosphotransferase family protein, with protein MISEATLTPLLKHLASASPAAGAYGPWRYAPIGGGANNLVYRATSPDHDLAIKWTIRDARDRAGREYHALAALRDAGLTIAPEPILLDRDHYPQPVMVATWLAGQAHAGPPDGAAEWQALLDHYLAIHTLTPEHTTRPILPAVVNMRSAADGLALIEQQLTHIPTTAGPAELSRLARTCARRAWPGWPAPALALCRVDANIRNIVRQPAGWASVDWENSGWGDPAFEIAELICHPAYEQVAAQRWEWLIEAYAEARGEPAAAARIRVYHPLMLVWWVARLARTLYEVPRGGDARLVARPDGWAADMQARLGRYVERARIALG; from the coding sequence ATGATCAGCGAAGCCACGCTCACACCGCTGCTCAAGCACCTCGCAAGTGCAAGCCCTGCTGCAGGTGCGTACGGGCCGTGGCGCTACGCGCCGATTGGCGGCGGCGCGAATAACCTGGTGTACCGCGCCACCAGCCCGGATCACGACCTGGCGATCAAGTGGACCATCCGCGATGCGCGCGACCGGGCCGGGCGCGAGTATCACGCCCTGGCGGCACTACGCGATGCCGGGCTAACAATAGCGCCCGAGCCGATTCTGCTCGATCGCGATCACTACCCCCAGCCGGTTATGGTGGCCACGTGGCTCGCGGGCCAGGCGCACGCTGGCCCGCCCGACGGCGCGGCCGAGTGGCAGGCGCTGCTCGATCACTACCTGGCCATCCACACGCTCACCCCCGAGCACACCACGCGCCCGATCCTGCCGGCGGTCGTCAATATGCGCAGCGCCGCCGATGGGCTCGCCCTGATCGAGCAGCAGCTAACGCATATTCCGACCACCGCAGGCCCTGCCGAGCTGAGCCGGCTGGCCCGTACATGCGCACGGCGTGCGTGGCCCGGCTGGCCCGCGCCTGCGCTCGCACTGTGCCGGGTCGATGCCAACATCCGGAATATTGTGCGCCAACCCGCCGGCTGGGCCTCGGTCGATTGGGAGAACAGCGGCTGGGGCGATCCGGCGTTCGAGATCGCCGAGCTGATCTGCCACCCTGCCTACGAACAAGTAGCGGCGCAGCGCTGGGAGTGGCTGATCGAGGCGTATGCCGAGGCACGCGGCGAGCCGGCCGCCGCCGCGCGTATTCGCGTCTACCACCCGCTCATGCTGGTGTGGTGGGTTGCGCGGCTGGCCCGTACGCTCTACGAGGTGCCGCGCGGCGGCGATGCGCGGCTGGTGGCGCGCCCAGACGGATGGGCTGCCGACATGCAGGCGCGCCTCGGGCGCTACGTCGAGCGCGCACGCATCGCGCTGGGCTAG
- a CDS encoding MFS transporter has translation MFRNRLFLSVAAGHFVVDVLNSVGPVLMAVLARPLGLDYAQIGMALTLYTFAGALSQPVFGLTADRFRGRPVFLAGLGTAWMVLCFGIMAFQTRWALILPFFLLASFGSGLFHPIGTATAGAVNRARAGSATSLFFFSGQIGLALGPALGGRLFGLSGALGILPLCALALLPAGMLLSAPALPAAAPEARRVGVGAAHTAGLIVAAFVVLVAVRSSIQAAYTAFLPTLFAERGWDAAWYGALSGTFMLTAAVGNIITGELADRRGMRAATVAPLLLGVPAGLVCLWAPSPLAAFVACALAGLLIGGQHSVLVVHAQRLIPVRQGLAAGLILGFTFAAGGIGTWLGGLAANRFGLLPVMEAITLLGVPAALLALTLPTRVRPAPALAAEAEAVRAAAP, from the coding sequence CTGTTTCGCAACCGTCTGTTTCTGTCCGTCGCGGCCGGCCACTTCGTCGTCGATGTGCTCAATAGTGTCGGCCCGGTGCTGATGGCCGTGCTGGCGCGGCCGCTCGGGCTCGACTACGCGCAGATCGGCATGGCGCTGACGCTGTACACCTTCGCCGGCGCGCTCTCGCAGCCGGTGTTTGGCCTGACCGCCGATCGCTTTCGCGGCCGCCCGGTGTTTCTGGCCGGGCTGGGCACGGCCTGGATGGTGCTGTGCTTCGGGATCATGGCCTTTCAGACGCGCTGGGCGCTGATTCTGCCGTTCTTCTTGCTGGCCTCGTTCGGCTCGGGGCTGTTCCACCCGATCGGTACCGCCACGGCCGGCGCGGTCAACCGCGCCAGGGCCGGTAGCGCCACCTCGCTATTCTTCTTCTCAGGCCAGATCGGCCTGGCGCTCGGCCCGGCGCTTGGCGGCCGGCTGTTTGGCCTGAGCGGCGCGCTAGGCATACTGCCGCTGTGCGCGCTGGCACTGCTGCCTGCGGGCATGTTGCTGAGCGCCCCGGCACTGCCGGCGGCAGCGCCCGAGGCCCGGCGTGTGGGCGTGGGCGCAGCGCACACTGCCGGCCTGATCGTCGCCGCGTTTGTCGTGCTGGTGGCCGTGCGCTCGTCGATCCAGGCGGCCTACACGGCGTTTCTGCCAACTCTGTTCGCCGAGCGCGGCTGGGATGCGGCCTGGTATGGCGCGCTCTCGGGCACCTTCATGCTCACCGCCGCAGTCGGCAATATCATCACCGGCGAGCTGGCCGACCGCCGCGGCATGCGCGCGGCCACCGTTGCGCCACTGCTGCTGGGCGTGCCGGCCGGGCTGGTGTGCCTGTGGGCGCCCTCGCCGCTGGCTGCGTTTGTGGCCTGTGCGCTGGCCGGGCTGCTGATCGGCGGGCAGCATAGCGTGCTGGTGGTACACGCCCAGCGCCTGATCCCGGTGCGGCAGGGCCTGGCGGCCGGGCTGATCCTGGGCTTCACATTCGCGGCCGGCGGCATTGGCACATGGCTCGGCGGCCTGGCCGCGAATAGATTCGGGCTGCTGCCGGTGATGGAGGCGATCACGCTGCTGGGTGTGCCGGCCGCACTGCTGGCCTTGACCCTGCCAACGCGGGTGCGGCCGGCGCCCGCGCTCGCCGCCGAGGCCGAGGCTGTCAGGGCTGCCGCGCCATAG